The following coding sequences are from one Gemmatimonadales bacterium window:
- a CDS encoding ATP-binding protein, translating into MVNRQRFLERIRTGLDRGPVVVLTGPRQSGKTTLARTLLPESSPNYFDLEDPLSLGRLDEPRTALDPLRGLIVIDEVQRRPDLFPVLRVLADRPGTPARFLILGSASGDLMRQSSESLAGRAERIDIGGFTLAELGAESANDLWRRGGFPRAYLAQTEDDSIAWRKAFVQTLLERDLPQWGVRVPAVALLRFWTMLAHYHGQTWNATEPAYALGVKPAVTRRYLDLLTDAHMIRQLQPWFANVSKRQVKSPKIYVRDSGLLHQLLGVETESALLSHPKLGASWEGFAIEQVLAAEPHDEAWFWATHRGAEIDLLLRRGDRLLGVECKRADVPRITPSIRNALVDLSLDRVAIVYPGSRRFALADQVEAVPLATLAQPGLLFESATSS; encoded by the coding sequence ATGGTCAATCGACAGCGCTTTCTGGAGCGAATTCGTACAGGGCTCGACCGCGGGCCCGTCGTCGTCCTGACCGGACCGCGCCAGTCAGGTAAGACGACGCTGGCCCGCACCCTGTTGCCCGAATCGTCTCCCAACTACTTCGATCTCGAGGATCCGTTGAGCCTGGGCCGCCTCGACGAGCCACGGACGGCCCTCGACCCGTTGCGAGGCCTGATCGTCATCGATGAGGTGCAGCGTCGGCCCGATCTCTTCCCGGTTCTGCGCGTGCTGGCGGACCGCCCTGGGACCCCGGCCCGATTCCTGATCCTCGGCAGCGCCTCGGGCGATCTGATGCGCCAGTCATCGGAAAGCCTGGCTGGTCGGGCGGAGCGCATCGACATCGGCGGTTTCACGCTTGCCGAGCTGGGGGCCGAATCGGCCAACGATCTGTGGCGTCGGGGGGGATTTCCCCGTGCGTACTTGGCGCAGACGGAGGACGACAGTATCGCGTGGCGGAAAGCCTTTGTGCAGACCTTGCTGGAACGGGACCTGCCGCAGTGGGGCGTCCGGGTTCCCGCCGTTGCGCTCCTCCGATTCTGGACGATGCTCGCGCACTACCATGGGCAGACCTGGAATGCCACCGAGCCGGCCTATGCGCTTGGTGTGAAGCCGGCAGTGACTCGGCGCTATCTGGACCTATTGACAGATGCGCACATGATTCGCCAGCTGCAGCCATGGTTTGCCAACGTGAGCAAGCGCCAGGTCAAGTCACCCAAGATCTATGTGCGTGACAGCGGGTTGCTGCATCAATTGCTGGGCGTGGAAACCGAGAGCGCCCTGCTCTCGCATCCCAAGCTGGGTGCATCGTGGGAGGGCTTCGCCATCGAGCAGGTCCTGGCCGCCGAACCGCACGATGAAGCCTGGTTCTGGGCCACGCATCGCGGCGCCGAAATCGACCTGCTGCTCCGCCGAGGCGACCGGTTGTTGGGCGTCGAGTGCAAACGTGCTGACGTTCCGCGCATCACGCCCTCGATCCGCAACGCGCTCGTGGACCTGAGTCTCGATCGGGTTGCCATCGTGTACCCCGGAAGCCGGCGGTTTGCGCTGGCCGATCAGGTCGAAGCCGTGCCGCTCGCTACGCTGGCGCAACCTGGGTTGCTCTTTGAGAGCGCGACGTCATCGTGA
- a CDS encoding PD40 domain-containing protein — MKRIAGTSCSLALLLGVLVAPGSLEAQGTRLLRQPAVSAAHVAFVYGGDLWVVNRSGGEARRLTSTAAVERDPWFSPDGRWIAFTSNRSGNPDVYVVSVDGGDARRLTWHPGNDEARGWSPDGRQVLIASDRDAAPVPYFRLWTQPVAGGPPTLLPIPMALRGSYAADGRRMVYERSTRWDVEWRGYRGGQNTPITVIDLGSLDETLLPNELTTDVHPVWLGNTVFFLSDRDHASNVWAYDLSSRAVRQVTRFKNADVKWLSAGGGTLVLEQNGGIHLLDPATGALRQLDITARGDFPWAMPRWTDAGRFIAQASLSPSGKRALFEARGEIFTVPMEKGDARNLSRSPGVADRTPVWSPDGAQVAWFADAGSGYRLLIGDQDGLGTPREISIGDAKYAFVAAWSPDGSRIAFVDDKARLRVLEIATGRIVTADTDGSVWNRAGLQPAWSPDSKWLAYSKVYPNQFRRILVWSVADGRSRQLTDGLADAIRPVWDRNGRWLYFLASTDLGLASGFANISSINRPVTRGVYLAVLRANDSTPFAPESDEERVAPAPTAAPPAATPPAPSKDSAGGKTSTEVRIDFERLDRRILALQMPVRDYADLAVGGTGALFVAERVANQPGMTLHRYDVSKRRADVFLPTVQRFSTSGDGKRILVQAAGAWRNVGTEAPPRPDDGRINLALRVQVDPQVEWQQIFDEAWRIERDFFYATNTHGADWNAVRARHAPLVAHVRHRDDLNYLLDQLGGELSVGHSFVFGGDLPPVDTTRVGLLGADFRIESNRWRIARILTGESWNPELRAPLDAPGLRVAQGNYLLAVNGVALSGTDDLWRLLDGTADRQTTLRVNDRPTADGAWDITVVPVRSDVPLRARTWVEDNRRKVDSLSNGRLAYVWVPNTGGGGYVSFNRYFFAQQDKQGAVIDERFNGGGLLDDYMVDYMSRRPVGGITNEADGGAPFRLPLAGVLGPKVLLINMLAGSGGDYFPWIFREHKVGPLIGTRTWGGLVASCVPYPLMDGGAITSPCGAIFGPEGWVAENVGVAPDIEVVIDAKSAAAGRDPQLERGVAEALKLLERDTSRPPAQPPFPVRARWPN; from the coding sequence ATGAAACGAATTGCCGGAACATCGTGTTCGCTTGCCTTGCTGCTCGGGGTACTCGTCGCACCCGGGTCCCTCGAGGCGCAGGGTACCCGCCTGCTGCGCCAGCCAGCGGTGAGCGCCGCGCACGTGGCGTTTGTTTATGGTGGTGATCTCTGGGTCGTCAACCGGAGTGGTGGCGAGGCTCGTCGTCTGACCAGCACGGCCGCAGTCGAGCGCGATCCCTGGTTCTCGCCCGACGGGCGCTGGATCGCGTTCACCTCGAATCGGAGTGGCAATCCGGATGTCTACGTGGTCTCGGTCGACGGTGGTGATGCCCGCCGACTGACCTGGCATCCCGGCAACGACGAGGCGCGGGGGTGGTCACCTGACGGACGTCAGGTCCTCATCGCGTCGGATCGTGATGCGGCACCGGTTCCATACTTCCGACTCTGGACCCAGCCGGTAGCCGGTGGCCCCCCGACGCTGCTGCCGATTCCGATGGCCCTGCGCGGCAGCTACGCCGCTGATGGTCGCCGGATGGTGTACGAGCGTTCGACCCGATGGGATGTCGAGTGGCGCGGGTACCGCGGCGGCCAGAACACCCCGATTACCGTGATCGACCTGGGCAGCCTGGATGAGACCCTGCTCCCGAACGAACTCACCACCGATGTTCATCCCGTCTGGCTCGGCAACACAGTCTTCTTCCTGTCCGACCGCGACCACGCGAGCAACGTCTGGGCGTACGACCTGAGCAGCCGCGCGGTGCGCCAGGTGACCCGCTTCAAGAACGCAGATGTCAAATGGCTGTCTGCGGGTGGCGGCACCCTGGTGCTCGAGCAGAACGGTGGAATCCATCTGCTCGATCCGGCGACCGGGGCGCTGCGGCAGCTCGACATCACGGCTCGGGGCGACTTTCCCTGGGCGATGCCCCGCTGGACGGATGCGGGCCGCTTCATTGCGCAGGCCTCGCTCTCGCCCTCGGGCAAACGGGCGCTTTTCGAGGCGCGCGGCGAGATCTTCACGGTCCCGATGGAGAAGGGAGACGCGCGCAACTTGTCCCGGTCGCCGGGGGTGGCGGACCGGACGCCGGTCTGGTCGCCGGACGGTGCGCAGGTAGCATGGTTTGCCGATGCGGGGTCTGGCTACCGGCTGCTGATCGGCGATCAGGACGGACTTGGGACACCGCGCGAGATCTCGATCGGCGATGCCAAGTACGCCTTCGTCGCCGCGTGGTCGCCGGACGGATCGCGGATTGCGTTCGTGGACGACAAGGCGCGCCTCCGGGTGCTCGAGATCGCGACCGGACGGATCGTGACGGCGGATACGGACGGCAGTGTCTGGAATCGTGCGGGGTTGCAGCCGGCCTGGTCGCCCGATTCGAAGTGGTTGGCGTACTCGAAAGTCTATCCCAACCAGTTCCGAAGGATTCTGGTGTGGTCGGTGGCGGATGGTCGGAGCCGTCAACTCACCGACGGGCTGGCCGACGCGATTCGCCCGGTTTGGGATCGGAACGGACGCTGGCTCTACTTCCTGGCCAGCACCGATCTCGGTCTTGCCAGTGGCTTTGCCAACATCAGCAGCATCAATCGACCGGTGACGCGCGGCGTGTACCTTGCCGTGCTCCGGGCCAACGACTCGACGCCGTTTGCTCCGGAGAGCGACGAAGAGCGCGTTGCCCCGGCGCCAACTGCTGCGCCGCCCGCTGCTACGCCGCCCGCCCCGTCGAAAGACAGCGCCGGCGGGAAGACGTCGACCGAGGTCCGGATCGACTTTGAGCGGCTGGATCGCCGGATCCTGGCCTTGCAGATGCCGGTTCGCGACTATGCTGATCTTGCCGTTGGCGGCACCGGCGCGCTCTTTGTGGCCGAGCGCGTGGCGAACCAGCCTGGTATGACGCTGCATCGGTACGATGTGTCCAAGCGCCGGGCCGACGTATTCCTGCCAACGGTGCAGCGCTTCTCGACCTCCGGTGACGGCAAGCGGATTCTGGTACAGGCGGCCGGTGCCTGGCGCAACGTCGGCACCGAAGCGCCGCCGAGGCCGGACGATGGTCGGATCAACCTCGCGCTTCGTGTGCAGGTCGATCCGCAGGTCGAGTGGCAGCAGATCTTCGATGAGGCGTGGCGAATCGAGCGCGACTTCTTCTACGCGACCAACACGCATGGCGCTGACTGGAACGCCGTTCGGGCTCGGCACGCGCCGCTGGTGGCGCACGTGCGGCATCGCGACGATCTCAACTACCTGCTCGACCAGCTTGGTGGGGAGCTCTCGGTCGGCCACAGTTTTGTCTTCGGGGGCGACCTCCCGCCGGTCGACACCACGAGGGTTGGTCTGCTCGGCGCTGACTTCCGGATCGAGAGCAATCGCTGGCGGATTGCACGGATCCTGACCGGCGAAAGCTGGAACCCCGAACTGCGAGCCCCGCTGGACGCTCCGGGGTTGCGGGTGGCTCAGGGCAACTATCTCCTTGCCGTCAACGGCGTCGCGCTGTCCGGAACTGACGACCTCTGGCGCCTGCTCGATGGAACGGCCGATCGGCAGACGACGCTCCGCGTCAATGATCGGCCCACGGCCGATGGCGCGTGGGATATCACCGTGGTACCGGTGCGGTCCGACGTGCCGCTCCGCGCGCGGACCTGGGTCGAGGACAACCGGCGCAAAGTGGATTCGCTCTCGAACGGGCGGCTGGCCTACGTCTGGGTGCCGAATACGGGCGGCGGGGGGTATGTCTCCTTCAATCGCTACTTCTTTGCGCAGCAAGACAAACAGGGGGCGGTCATCGACGAGCGTTTCAATGGCGGTGGACTGCTCGACGACTACATGGTCGACTATATGAGCCGGCGCCCCGTCGGTGGCATTACCAACGAGGCGGACGGCGGCGCGCCGTTCCGCCTGCCCCTGGCCGGCGTGCTGGGCCCCAAGGTGCTGCTGATCAACATGCTGGCCGGCTCCGGCGGTGACTACTTTCCCTGGATCTTCCGCGAACATAAGGTCGGCCCGCTGATTGGAACCCGGACCTGGGGAGGTCTGGTTGCGTCGTGCGTGCCGTATCCGCTGATGGACGGTGGCGCGATTACCTCGCCGTGCGGCGCCATCTTCGGCCCGGAGGGTTGGGTCGCCGAGAACGTTGGGGTGGCGCCGGACATCGAGGTTGTGATCGATGCGAAGTCGGCGGCGGCGGGTCGGGATCCGCAGCTGGAACGTGGGGTAGCTGAAGCGCTCAAGCTGCTCGAGCGTGATACGAGTCGTCCGCCGGCGCAGCCGCCGTTCCCGGTGCGGGCGCGCTGGCCGAACTGA
- a CDS encoding alpha/beta hydrolase: MTASAAVEHRVTLADGRLVSYAESGDPEGVPVVHAHGVLGCRLEIAAPAIDLAARRLGVRLLAPDRPGIGLSDPKPGRSVLDWPVDLLGFAEAVGISRFSLIGWGGASPFVLASALRIAHRLRAVGIVSGVASPDRAVVTGGGAGEGLRRLSARYAPWWLRRWVRAVSSAMVSDPDRTIDRLLGSIDEADRAVVRDADWREHHRAVLREAFRRGPEGATEDLLAVYRDWGFQPSQVPMVVNLWFGPAGTAGGGAGLWLSRALERSEARVSGHGGSHSFLANRYEELLHGLLVTADREEGRPVG, translated from the coding sequence ATGACAGCATCGGCGGCAGTCGAGCACCGGGTCACCCTGGCTGACGGGCGGCTGGTGAGCTACGCCGAGTCTGGCGATCCGGAGGGCGTGCCGGTCGTGCATGCCCACGGCGTCCTGGGTTGCCGGCTCGAGATCGCCGCGCCCGCGATCGACCTCGCGGCGCGACGCCTGGGCGTGCGCCTGCTGGCGCCGGACCGCCCCGGGATCGGTCTGTCCGACCCCAAGCCGGGGCGCTCGGTGCTCGACTGGCCGGTCGACCTGCTCGGCTTTGCCGAGGCGGTCGGGATCTCACGCTTCTCGCTGATCGGCTGGGGGGGCGCGTCCCCCTTCGTGCTGGCATCGGCGCTCCGGATTGCCCATCGGCTTCGGGCAGTCGGGATCGTGTCGGGCGTTGCCTCACCGGACCGGGCGGTGGTCACCGGGGGCGGAGCGGGGGAGGGGTTGCGGCGTCTCTCGGCACGCTACGCTCCCTGGTGGCTGAGGCGATGGGTGCGCGCGGTATCGTCGGCCATGGTTTCGGATCCTGATCGGACCATCGATCGGTTGCTGGGAAGCATCGACGAGGCGGATCGGGCGGTTGTTCGCGATGCCGATTGGCGCGAGCACCACCGGGCTGTGCTGCGAGAGGCATTCCGTCGCGGTCCGGAAGGGGCGACCGAGGATCTGCTGGCGGTATATCGGGACTGGGGGTTCCAACCGAGCCAGGTGCCCATGGTCGTGAACCTGTGGTTTGGACCAGCCGGCACGGCTGGCGGCGGGGCAGGGCTATGGCTTTCCCGCGCCCTCGAACGATCCGAAGCGCGAGTGTCCGGGCACGGGGGCAGCCACTCGTTCCTGGCCAACCGGTACGAAGAACTGCTGCACGGCCTGCTCGTCACTGCTGATCGCGAGGAGGGGCGACCGGTCGGCTGA
- a CDS encoding biopolymer transporter ExbD, whose protein sequence is MTARSLINLLLVLVIAFAMPQQVRTVAAVQPQAGGSQGNSYQLVLAVAADGTMTLNGHAVPEAELERTLTAIYRDRASKVLFIKVASERPEQEVRRIIDRAKAAGVRIVAMVPRQG, encoded by the coding sequence ATGACGGCTCGGTCGCTGATCAACCTGCTGCTCGTGCTGGTGATCGCCTTCGCCATGCCCCAGCAGGTACGCACAGTCGCGGCAGTCCAGCCGCAGGCCGGCGGGAGCCAGGGCAATTCGTACCAACTCGTCCTCGCCGTTGCCGCCGATGGAACGATGACCCTGAACGGACACGCCGTCCCCGAGGCCGAGCTGGAGCGCACCCTGACGGCAATTTACCGCGATCGGGCGTCGAAGGTTCTCTTCATCAAAGTCGCCAGCGAGCGGCCGGAGCAGGAGGTGCGTCGCATCATCGACCGGGCCAAAGCGGCCGGAGTACGGATCGTCGCCATGGTCCCACGACAAGGCTGA